Part of the Candidatus Dependentiae bacterium genome is shown below.
AATTTTTAAAAACAAGATTTTGTATCTCTTTTGCTAAATTTATAACATCTTGGCTTGTTGCTGTATCATCTGTAACTATCATATTTGCATGTTTAAATGAAATTTGAGCTCCGCCTATTTTTAAATTACCTTTTATTCCAAGTTTATCTAAATAGTAAGCGACGAAAATCATTTTTTTACCGTTAATTTCCAAACTTACTTCGTTTTCGTAAAAATTTCTAAAAAAGCTTCCACAGGTATTTGATGTTGGATATTGTCTTTGCCTGTATCTTATGATCTCATGGCTACGACCTTTAGCATATGCAGCTTCCAAATTATCACATTTTTTTAATTCAAAAGTAGCACTAACTAAAAAATAATTTTTATTTTGTAATTTAGATTGATCATAACCAAAATTAAACCAACTTTTATTTACAACAATTATTTCACCGGTTTTTGAATCTATAATTTGTGCACTAATTAAATAATCACTTAAAAATTTTTCAAAATAGTGAATATTAATATATACAGCACCTCCAATAGATCCGGGAATACAACTGAAATCTTCAATGCCAAGTAAGTTATCATCAAGACAAAAATTTATTAAATCTTGAATCTCTACCCCGGCTTGAGCTGTTACCATGTTTTCGTTTACAGTTATATTTCTGAGTTTAGGCCTTATTGTTAATCCATTAAAACCATTATCACTTATAAGCAAGTTTGCACCATCACCTAAAACAAATATTTCCAGATTATTTTTATTGGCAAAAGTTATGGCCAGTACAAATTCATGTTCGGTTTCAGGCTCACAGAAAAATTTTGAATTACCACCGGTTTTAAACCAATTTTTATCTTTTAAACTTATATTTTCCAGTATTTTCATAATTATCCTAAAAAAGCTTATAAAAAATAAGAATATTAAATTTGCCCTTTTTATACAAATTATTCAGAAATAAATCTTTTTAATTGACAATTAGAAAAGTTATTTAGTAAATTTAGGTTGAAAAATGTATTAATAGAATAAAAAGGGGTGGGCTTATGAATACTTATTTCAAAAAAATTATCATTTTGTGCGTCTTATTAAGTTCAAGATCAGTTTATTCAATAAATTCTTTAAAGTATGTTGAAATTTGTAATAAAAGATTGGCGCCACAACTTTTTTTTGAATTTACAAATTCTTTATATTTTGAAAAAAGAATAGATGCTGAAAAGATGCAGTTGGAAATATCTTTTCCGGCTATGAATATACAAGATTTTAAAGAAAAAAATGTTGTGGAATCTATAAAAAGTTTGGGCGACATTATAAAAAAAGCCGAATTGTTTTATTCACAGGCACCAAGTCCAAGAGTTGTCATATTAATAACTTTTTCAACTGATGATATTTTAATTCGCTGGAATAAACTTGAAGATCCGGCAAGATTATTAATCGATTTTTTTAAAAAAAGTGATTTACAAAAATTACAGGAACAGGGAAAACAGTTGCTTTATGCAAAAAATAAATCAAACGATTTTGATAATAAATTAATTGATTGTAAAAATTCTGAATTGCAAAAAAAAAATCGTATTTTAGTTGATGCCGGACATGGTGGACAAGATACCGGTGCGCTGGGTTTTTTTTTATTAAAAGAGAAGGAATTAACACTTGATATTGCTCGTCGTGTTCAACTTTTGTTAAAAAAAAAAGGTTTTGAAGTCTATTTAACTAGAGCCGAAGATAAATTTTTATCTTTAAAAGATAGAACGGATTTGGCAACACAATTAAAGGCAGATTTTTTTGTTTCCATTCATGCAAATGCTGTTCCAAGTGTTTCTAATGCTTCCGGTATCGAATCTTATTTTTTAAATTCAAATGATATTTTAGCTCGAGACAGGAGAGGCGGATTTCTATTTGTTTTTAATGAAAATGATGAAACTATTGCAAAACTTGCAGATATAACATTAAAAAATAATATTGATCAGTCTGAACAACTTGCTCTAAGTATTCAAAATGGAATAATCGAATATTTAAATAGCAAAAAGGTGTCGGATGTAATAGATCGAGGTATTAAACGAAATGATTTTAGAGTTTTACTGGAAAATGATATTCCAGCGGCTCTTATTGAAGTTGGGTTTATAACAAATCCAAAAGAAGCTAAAAGGTTGTCGATTACTGCTTACAGGCAACTTTTGGCAATTGGTATTTCAAAGGGTATTGAGAAATATGTTGAGACGTCGAAATAAAAATTAGGAGTAATCATGATACTATTTAGTTATCTTTTTTTATTTGCACCTATAGGTTTGCCGGGCTTAGGTACAACCAAAGCAATTTCAGGTATTTCCGGAGTTTTGCAAGTATTGGTGCATCATTTGGATTATTTTTTAACGTTTGTCTCTATTATTATAATTATCACAGCAATTCATAAAATTTATAAAATATGGGTTAAGAGATATTTTAAAAAAATAGAAATTTTATTTTATAGATTGTATTCAGAAATTTTATTGTTGGATTCTGTAAAAAGTTCCAAAATAGATTTTTCTGAAAAAGAAAGTATTGATTTAATCTTATCAAAAATTAATAGAAGCTTTTTTGTTAGAAGAGTTGGAAAAATTAATAAAGAAAGACTTGAAGATGGTCTGAAATTTATTAAATCCGGAAAGCTTGATACCAAAACATCTCTATTATTTGTGCAAAATTGGATAAAAATGTTAAATTACCTAATAGTTAATTTATAATTTTAAAATATTTAATTTTGAGGCGTTACTGCAATGCAAGACAGCGTTGGCATTTTAGGATTTGGAATTGTTGGAAAATCGGCTCTAAATTTTTTCAAAAAATTAGATAAAAATTTTAAAATAAATATATTTGATGAACGACAACTTACGCTGCAAGAGTTAAAAGATTTAGATTCTTTGGGCGTCTCTTTTTTTGATGTTTTAAATTTAACCAATTTTTTTGAACAAAGTACCAAAATTTTTGTAAGTCCGGGATTTAAATTAAAAAATTTTGATTCTTATGATCAGTCCAAATTCATTTGTGAACTTGATTTGCTTTCTGATTATTTTTCTAAAAAAACTGTAGCTATTACCGGAAGTTTGGGTAAAACTACCACAACTTCGTATCTTGCAAATTTTGCGTCTAAAATGCTCACGAAAGATAATGAAAACTTATCAACATGTGCTGCAGGAAATATTGGAAATGCAATGCTTGATTTGGTTGCTACTCAAAATAATATGGACTTGGCATTTTTAGAATTATCCAGTTTTCAATTAAAATTAAATAAAAAATTTGCGCCCGATATTGCGATATGGACAAATTTTTATTCGAATCATCTTGATTGGCACATTGATTTGAAAGATTATTTTCAATCCAAATGTCATATATTTGAATATCAAAATGAGAATCAATATTTTATTTTTCCGTCAGAATTTTTATTTGATGTTTTGTCGCCTGATATAAAAAATATATTTTTAACTAAAATTTTAAAAGCTCAAACGCAACTTTGTTGTATGTCTCAAGATTTCAATAAATCTTTTGATAATCTAATAAATTTGGGTATAAAAAAATTTAATATTTTTTCAGTATCAAATAACAATTTAATTTTTTATAAAATAATTAACAATAAAATTATTGAACAAAAAGTTTTGTTTGATATTACACATTTGCCAAATGTTAGTTTTGAAAAAAACTGGCTTACAATTTTGGCAACACTATTTTTGTTAG
Proteins encoded:
- the murB gene encoding UDP-N-acetylmuramate dehydrogenase, with amino-acid sequence MKILENISLKDKNWFKTGGNSKFFCEPETEHEFVLAITFANKNNLEIFVLGDGANLLISDNGFNGLTIRPKLRNITVNENMVTAQAGVEIQDLINFCLDDNLLGIEDFSCIPGSIGGAVYINIHYFEKFLSDYLISAQIIDSKTGEIIVVNKSWFNFGYDQSKLQNKNYFLVSATFELKKCDNLEAAYAKGRSHEIIRYRQRQYPTSNTCGSFFRNFYENEVSLEINGKKMIFVAYYLDKLGIKGNLKIGGAQISFKHANMIVTDDTATSQDVINLAKEIQNLVFKNYKIKPIAECQLIGFDENTL
- a CDS encoding N-acetylmuramoyl-L-alanine amidase, translating into MNTYFKKIIILCVLLSSRSVYSINSLKYVEICNKRLAPQLFFEFTNSLYFEKRIDAEKMQLEISFPAMNIQDFKEKNVVESIKSLGDIIKKAELFYSQAPSPRVVILITFSTDDILIRWNKLEDPARLLIDFFKKSDLQKLQEQGKQLLYAKNKSNDFDNKLIDCKNSELQKKNRILVDAGHGGQDTGALGFFLLKEKELTLDIARRVQLLLKKKGFEVYLTRAEDKFLSLKDRTDLATQLKADFFVSIHANAVPSVSNASGIESYFLNSNDILARDRRGGFLFVFNENDETIAKLADITLKNNIDQSEQLALSIQNGIIEYLNSKKVSDVIDRGIKRNDFRVLLENDIPAALIEVGFITNPKEAKRLSITAYRQLLAIGISKGIEKYVETSK
- the murD gene encoding UDP-N-acetylmuramoyl-L-alanine--D-glutamate ligase: MQDSVGILGFGIVGKSALNFFKKLDKNFKINIFDERQLTLQELKDLDSLGVSFFDVLNLTNFFEQSTKIFVSPGFKLKNFDSYDQSKFICELDLLSDYFSKKTVAITGSLGKTTTTSYLANFASKMLTKDNENLSTCAAGNIGNAMLDLVATQNNMDLAFLELSSFQLKLNKKFAPDIAIWTNFYSNHLDWHIDLKDYFQSKCHIFEYQNENQYFIFPSEFLFDVLSPDIKNIFLTKILKAQTQLCCMSQDFNKSFDNLINLGIKKFNIFSVSNNNLIFYKIINNKIIEQKVLFDITHLPNVSFEKNWLTILATLFLLDFDLKQLELIFAKTSNFYSQENLQNHRLELFTNFNEIDFYNDSKSTVYQSTMEAVAKLSRNEKPIILILGGLSKGVDRTPLVEFLKKIKNIKAVFCFGKDCANFSCYSCYPTLETVIKAVFDIVKPGDQVLFSPTGSSYDLFKDYKHRGDSFKNLILSKKG